Genomic window (Nicotiana sylvestris chromosome 7, ASM39365v2, whole genome shotgun sequence):
caattcaaacaaaaaatcctGCTCACTTTCTGGATCAAGCAACGGCGCTAATGCCTTAAAAAAGTCATCTTGAGGCTCAAACCTACACTGATACACAGGCCTCTGTACATATACAATATCAGGTCTCATCCATGCTGCACATTGTGTGATCAATGACCTCGCCTTATTCCCGAGCCGCCCCATCAAATTCCATTTATCCAACCTCTGATTCCCAGCTTCAACTGCAACTTCAGACACCAAAGTCCATTGTTGCCAAGGCACATCCGATATCCTCCACTTAGGATGCCTAACAAACACCCAAAAGTACCTAAAGCCCACATTTTTATCCATTGCATCCAGTCTATTCTGAAATTCCTGAGCCATTTCATGTTGCTCTATCTTTTCCCACTCTTCTTGGTCCTTAACTTCACCAATCATCGATACGCATTCGTCCGAGAATCGGCCACGAATAGGCTCACCTAAAACAACTCCACGCCAAGAATATGGGCCAAATTGACCATATTTATACCAATCAAACGGGTTTTTGAGATTTGGGTCGTCTTTTTCCATGAACCTAACCATTCTATCATAACCTAAACCAATCATTTGAAGCTCTTCTTCAGAGAAATTATCGGGGTAGTTTCCGTGAGGGTTCTTAAGCCTGTAAAAAAGGCTTTCTGCTAATTTCTTGCTTTTCCGGCGAGCATTTCTCTTAGCTTGTCGCCGGAACTCGGCGCTTCCCTCGATGCGACCTGTTGATGGGCCACCAGGTTTTCCTTTGCTTCGACCGGCAAAAGGTCGGATGTCCGTCCGGCGATTGTCATTTCGCCGGAAAATTATGGGTTCCCGGTTGTGGGAGTGAATAGAGAGAGGCTTTGGAGTTTTGAAGGTGGATGGAAATTGAGGTAGTGTTCTGCGAAGAGGGTTGACGAGTTGGGCGAGAGATGGTGATTGAAATGTTGAAAGGgtagggtttagggttttagcTATGGACAAATTCTGATTCTGCATTTTTCCACAGCAACAGGCGCAAAGGAGTGAGCTGTGCTGCTTTATTGGATAATGGGGGTATTTAACCAGAGAAGAtaacaaatgaaaaagaaagataggtaaattacatcaataaaacaACTCCATAGACCATAATAGAGATTTTTTCTCCAAACTAATTAAGTAGATTAACTTAAACAGAAGCATAATGAAGTGGTTAACTATTTTCTTCCACAGATGAAGGCAAAAATGAGGATGATTTTGTAGCACGTTTCAAATACTTTCCAGTTTTATGTCAAATCTCTcaagaaatttttatttttacatgTAAAAAATTTGAAACTAAAATGTAAATATCACATTTTCTTCTATTTAAAATTTTCTATTAATATGATAACAATGACTTCAAACTTGAGAAAATGTTATTTTAAGGAAGAAACTTGAGAGTACTATAATCCTTATGAGGTATCTTTGGAATTATTACATTGTTTTGTTGACATAGCATGGAGATCACTCGACTAGGAGAACATTTCTTATCATAAATTGTTTAATGACAGTTTGTAAAGAAGTGCCATCgggtgagtttttttttttttaatgacaGTTGAGAAATGTATTTTTTTAACCACGTCTAAAATAATATTTGATAATATATAGAGTTTTTACTATTGAATGCAATTAATTTCGATCCATCGGCTAATTTATATTTTGCTCAAGATATTTTTAGTCAAAGTTGGTTTCTTTTCACACAAACATCATATGTTTAAATGGTCCTCCTGATAGAAAAGGAGGGAAAAAAAAAGTAAGatttaatataatttttaatATCTCATTTCTATACTCATTCCATCCTAAGTACaagtaataagatcaaataatatcTTAGTTGATTATTTTTCTCAATAAAATTTGCTAAATTCTTAACTGTAGAATTCATTGGAAGTTTATCTAATTTTCTCAGTATGTAAAATCCACTTTAAAAGTTTAAGAAATTGATGTcctaatttatataaaaatattaaatacaTTACAACTCCGTTTTATCAGAACCAAGTATGAATTTCCTTCACCTCTATGAAATAAGTATTTTATTTCCCTTCCCTTAATTTACAGACAAGCAAAGTATAAACAAAGATAAAGTGTACAATTATATTCCGGGATTTGACGAATTTCCGGTGATCTTATTCTAATCTTTTCCATCTGACCCGTAATGGCCCGACGAAACCTTACGACGGAGCTGGGATGTATAGCCTGCGAAGATTTGACGGAGCTCGGCGCCGGCAAAGAAGGTTGGCTTCTAAACAACCCTAATCTCCTCGCCGCTCTCGATACTCACTCTCTCGCGTTAGCCAACCGCTCGATTGTTCTCATTCTTCATTGGTCCGAAGGATCCGACCCGGTTAGAAACCGAGTGAAGATCGTGCCCGAACTTTCTCCGATCGAGGCTGAGTATATATCGGCGATCGCGTGGTTAGTCTTTGATGATATCAAAGTTCTCGCTTTGGGCACTTCTCGTGGTTATTTGTTGACTTACTCTCTCCGTGGTGATCTCATTCACAAACAGGTACCATTTTTCCAAATTCATAGTTTGCCAAAGCAGCATAATTATTACTGTGTTCTTTATCAATGGAGTATAATAATAACAATACATATAATAGTTATAATATAAATGTATGTTGTGAATTTGATTTGGAACTGATTTTTGTGTGAAGAAGCTATTTGGGAAACGATTATGGTTGTCTaacataacaataacaataaaaaGATTTGCGTTGATGGTTTATGAAGGGAAAAGGAAATGGACAGTGAACAGGCTGTAATATTTTGTTTTTTCTGAGAACGTTTGTTCAACAATAGTGTTACTTTTAGTAATAggacaaaatgtcaaagaaagAGCTAAACAAGCACTAGATAAGCAAGTTGGTGCTTCCTGAATGGATTAAGATGTTATTGCACATGCTGTATCCGTCATTCGATTGAACTTGCTATTTCTTCCTCTTTCTGCTATAAGAAGAACTGATAGGGGGAATAAAGAAAGGAAAGACTGAATCTTTATTCTTCAGCAATGCATTTGAGTTGTCTTCCTTGATAATGTGTGTCACACCTCTTCTTTACGCAACATTCCGGAGGAGGGCGTAGGGTAAAGAGAGTTTTtccgattaaaggacaatcgaaacgggattctttattaatttcagagtcgccacctgggaattttatggcgtcccaagtcaccggttttaatcccgaatcgaggaaaatatgactctgtttgtcgttctgcgaaccagaaatccgagtaaggaattctgttaatccgggagaaggtgttaggcattcccgaattccgtggttctagcatggtcgcttaaccattttgtacttggcttaattatcttgatttactaaatacatttttttttctttgttgcatgattttgttaccgcttttggttagattgtttacaattatagacctaccttgaaacgaatcacgcgtacgtatattcgtattttttttataaatgtaaagaatcgtgtcacgcatacgtgtacacaataagattgatagtatttttttatattttttattataaaaatgaatTTATGGCCGAAATTGcgcgtgcttaaaataaaattacgaacattcgccattcttgtatgattaaatagtgaactgtacatctcgggttatatgaaataaattaatttaataacctccgaaaacccccttttattaagaaagtttgctcgaagttgcgcgaccgcatactccgaattgtctttagaaatgtaatcatgtcacgcgaacgtgtccccaattacacaaaatattcttgatggtaatataaattttctacaaatgtttattatgtccatctatttttaaatatgaaagccATGGGAAATCACCGAATGGGATGCCTCGAGATTTcttgaaaaaatcaaaatttattaggtgttgaccacaggttatattttaaacgtgtgaattatatacctcacaactattcaaattaaaagaattaatgagatgaaaaataaataacgtgcaactaaaactaccatttttatcgtgaatacagtatccgtattttgtttatgtatttttagtacttgataattatatgcacaagttatttattatttttctaggCTTAAGACTAAATGTATATGTTTGAAAACTTACCAAAGCGAATTACGTGTAAAACTAGAAAAATTTAATTGATaagcaaactaatagttttcgaagaatttccattattctattcggagcgaactctactttgtatatctttgacttaaaatgttgcaattagtatttataaatccgaccttcttctacacaacttg
Coding sequences:
- the LOC104245009 gene encoding uncharacterized protein, coding for MQNQNLSIAKTLNPTLSTFQSPSLAQLVNPLRRTLPQFPSTFKTPKPLSIHSHNREPIIFRRNDNRRTDIRPFAGRSKGKPGGPSTGRIEGSAEFRRQAKRNARRKSKKLAESLFYRLKNPHGNYPDNFSEEELQMIGLGYDRMVRFMEKDDPNLKNPFDWYKYGQFGPYSWRGVVLGEPIRGRFSDECVSMIGEVKDQEEWEKIEQHEMAQEFQNRLDAMDKNVGFRYFWVFVRHPKWRISDVPWQQWTLVSEVAVEAGNQRLDKWNLMGRLGNKARSLITQCAAWMRPDIVYVQRPVYQCRFEPQDDFFKALAPLLDPESEQDFLFELEDDNGWVELCTYFGGLCKIVRVNPKAFVDDVVKAYEKLNDEKKSKCLGFLLNNHPVMLLHPYTKEWKAKLEEMEMGCDAPDDDDYGSNNKGDDDDYGSNNKGETEIVDWIEDDEDGEDGDEDEGQYDVDLDARVSEDDELGIKEDEDSSQEEDATFWDEEFKKALGSNEAMEKFAKKYMETSTKFYEKNIRAMEMKEEEAKKNDGDELAMRGVRAKVSPQEWENLGFGPFRRKLKKGKTPPELFLRAAVRPFTYKNLVKEIVLTRHAIIEGEIGQKK